In Archangium violaceum, the following are encoded in one genomic region:
- a CDS encoding TolC family protein, whose product MSIRIAAGSVRRPLSLVLLAALSPLGALAQAPSAPAQSAQPAPAAPPSAAATPAPGTLRTVSLQEALSLASTQGPDVAAARAQSAVVAAGVRRAWTAWQPELTLSGQFVHSSAAAELDLGSFVQLVGGVFALQPVNPGIIPAPVVISAENSRYATAQISQPLFTPAGVFLIGPAKAGAEAAELGALEAREQVLLAVARTYLGLQGIMQMMDAAREAEQVALQREADAKAQLGVGMTVEASLLRAQAETAQARVQLAQLSGQYAQLLSLLGALVGEPVQPAALDTPGPQWQIPSDDQSPWEDTFAVRSASKAVQANEGKVTYDRFAWLPSLAAIARGNYNSNAGFTGKNTTYELVVAASVPLYDRGQRYANLHEDEARLAQARAQYESARARGRANWVAAKANLEAAQAALAQAEAQSQLAARVQQQVAAAFKAGVATSLEMSDADTRRFLAASAAAQSRATLEIRRVELVAAAGRIASSLEQAESQQQQ is encoded by the coding sequence ATGTCCATCCGAATCGCTGCTGGTTCCGTCCGGCGTCCCCTCTCCCTCGTCCTGCTCGCCGCGCTCTCGCCGCTCGGCGCGCTCGCCCAGGCGCCCTCGGCCCCCGCGCAGTCCGCTCAACCGGCTCCCGCCGCTCCGCCCTCCGCGGCCGCCACTCCCGCGCCCGGCACGCTCCGCACGGTGTCGCTGCAGGAGGCGCTCTCCCTCGCCTCGACGCAGGGCCCGGACGTGGCCGCCGCTCGCGCCCAGTCCGCCGTGGTCGCCGCCGGTGTCCGCCGCGCCTGGACGGCCTGGCAGCCCGAGCTCACGCTCAGCGGCCAGTTCGTCCACTCCAGCGCCGCCGCCGAGCTGGACCTCGGCAGCTTCGTCCAGCTGGTGGGCGGTGTGTTCGCCCTCCAGCCCGTCAACCCCGGCATCATCCCCGCGCCCGTCGTCATCTCGGCGGAGAACTCGCGCTACGCCACGGCGCAGATCTCCCAGCCCCTCTTCACCCCGGCCGGCGTCTTCCTCATCGGCCCCGCCAAGGCCGGCGCCGAGGCCGCGGAGCTGGGTGCCCTCGAGGCCCGTGAGCAGGTGCTGCTGGCCGTGGCGCGCACCTACCTGGGCCTGCAGGGCATCATGCAGATGATGGACGCGGCCCGCGAGGCGGAGCAGGTGGCCCTCCAGCGCGAGGCCGATGCCAAGGCCCAGCTGGGCGTGGGCATGACCGTGGAGGCCTCGCTGCTGCGCGCCCAGGCGGAGACGGCCCAGGCCCGCGTGCAGCTGGCGCAGCTCTCCGGGCAGTACGCGCAGCTGCTGTCTCTGCTGGGGGCCCTCGTGGGCGAGCCCGTGCAGCCCGCCGCCCTGGATACCCCCGGCCCCCAGTGGCAGATTCCCTCCGACGACCAGAGCCCCTGGGAGGACACCTTCGCGGTGCGCTCGGCCTCCAAGGCCGTTCAGGCCAACGAGGGCAAGGTGACCTACGACCGGTTCGCGTGGTTGCCCAGCCTCGCCGCCATCGCTCGCGGCAACTACAACTCCAACGCCGGCTTCACCGGGAAGAACACCACCTACGAGCTCGTCGTCGCCGCCTCCGTGCCCCTTTACGACCGCGGGCAGCGCTACGCCAACCTGCACGAGGACGAGGCCCGCCTGGCCCAGGCCAGGGCGCAGTATGAGTCGGCTCGCGCCAGGGGCCGCGCCAACTGGGTGGCCGCCAAGGCCAACCTCGAGGCCGCCCAGGCCGCCCTCGCCCAGGCCGAGGCCCAGTCGCAGCTCGCCGCCCGCGTCCAGCAGCAGGTGGCCGCCGCCTTCAAGGCCGGCGTCGCCACCAGCCTCGAGATGTCCGACGCCGACACCCGGCGCTTCCTCGCCGCCAGCGCCGCCGCCCAGTCCCGCGCCACCCTGGAAATCCGCCGCGTCGAGCTCGTCGCCGCCGCCGGCCGCATCGCCTCCTCGCTCGAGCAGGCGGAGTCGCAGCAGCAACAGTGA
- a CDS encoding efflux RND transporter permease subunit, producing MLLSDVSIRRPVFTAMLSLCLIVLGVMGYSRLGTDLYPDVSIPVVVVNTIYKGAGPGELETQVIKPIEDAVAGISGVDKIHSFSRENVGTVIVQFKLSANLDRSVQEVRDKVSGVANRLPQDADTPVVGRVDISAVAVLTYAASAQADSRTVRKLIEDKLKPALAQLEGVADVRINGGDVREIQVDIDLDKARAVGVSPMDISQRIGMENLDLPAGRLQLGPNELTVRSLGQFRNVDELRQLPVAQSRTGAQVRLEEIATITDGVAERRTTARLNGKDAVIFEIVKQPGSNTVAVSDAVKKALDTVVPSLGHDFQTTLLIDQSIPIRENAHEVWIALIFGGAMAVLIILMFLLDPRGTFISSLALPTSVVGTFFVMYLLEYSLNQMTLLALSLAIGLLIDDAVVVREAITHRLEQGEDPVSAASKGTSDVGLAVLATTLALVAVFVPVAFMPGMVGQFLQQFGLTISVAVLISLFISFTLDPMLSARLAKQRKPGEHHQENALASAIRRFLDESERFYSRILRWVLDHKWATAGITVLVMGLSFGAASRLGVEFLSPEDRSQFLVQLILPDASNLEQTGARVAEAERLLKQIPEVTDVYSIVGDNGDVNKARIRVLTVEKHQRTRGIDPIKEQAREILTPALVATRVIMQDPPIIDGLGGDFYPIIVRVTGPDLEKIREESERVAQILRDIPGTADVRVDFNPPKPELAIEIDRARAKDLGVSAAALAMQMRLAIGGDVAAKLREGVDETDIRVRLSERDRGTPERVRQILLATPKGLVPVSDLAKVELRDGPSVIEHENRQRQLAVYAQLQGAPLGDVAKKLREKVAEKPLAPGYSLVYDGQMKMMAEQNDAFGTAFLLAFVFIYMVLASQFESLKHPFTIMVSLPLALVGALLGLFFGGFHVSMGAMIGIILLMGLVTKNAILLVDGALQYLREGDSVDEALMKAGPRRLRPILMTSAAMAIGMVPTAIGKGVGSEFRAPMAIAVIGGVITSTFLTLLVVPVVFAAMESLGFSKRVQKKDEASPVPVSEQQPGRAA from the coding sequence ATGCTCCTCAGCGACGTCTCCATCCGCCGGCCCGTCTTCACGGCCATGCTGTCCCTCTGCCTCATCGTCCTCGGGGTGATGGGGTACTCCCGGCTCGGTACCGACCTCTACCCGGACGTGTCCATCCCCGTGGTAGTGGTGAACACCATCTACAAGGGCGCGGGCCCGGGTGAGCTCGAGACCCAGGTCATCAAGCCCATCGAGGATGCCGTCGCCGGCATCAGCGGCGTGGATAAAATCCACTCCTTCAGCCGCGAGAACGTCGGCACGGTGATCGTGCAGTTCAAGCTGTCGGCCAACCTGGACCGGTCGGTGCAGGAGGTGCGCGACAAGGTGTCGGGCGTGGCCAACCGGCTGCCGCAGGACGCGGACACGCCGGTGGTGGGCCGCGTGGACATCTCCGCGGTGGCCGTCCTCACCTACGCGGCGAGCGCGCAGGCGGACTCGCGCACGGTGCGCAAGCTCATCGAGGACAAGCTCAAGCCGGCCCTGGCGCAGCTCGAGGGCGTGGCCGACGTGCGCATCAACGGCGGTGACGTGCGGGAGATCCAGGTGGACATCGACCTGGACAAGGCGCGCGCGGTGGGCGTGTCCCCGATGGACATCTCCCAGCGCATCGGCATGGAGAACCTGGACCTGCCCGCGGGCCGCCTGCAGCTGGGGCCCAACGAGCTGACGGTGCGCTCGCTGGGACAGTTCCGCAACGTGGACGAGCTGCGGCAGCTCCCGGTGGCCCAGAGCCGCACGGGCGCCCAGGTGCGGCTGGAGGAGATCGCCACCATCACCGACGGCGTGGCCGAGCGGCGCACCACCGCGCGCCTCAATGGCAAGGACGCGGTCATCTTCGAGATCGTCAAGCAGCCCGGCTCCAACACCGTGGCGGTGAGCGACGCGGTGAAGAAGGCGCTGGACACCGTGGTGCCCTCCCTGGGGCATGACTTCCAGACCACGCTGCTCATCGACCAGTCCATCCCCATCCGCGAGAACGCCCACGAGGTGTGGATCGCCCTCATCTTCGGCGGCGCGATGGCGGTGCTCATCATCCTGATGTTCCTGTTGGACCCGCGCGGCACCTTCATCTCCTCGCTGGCGCTGCCCACCTCGGTCGTCGGTACGTTCTTCGTGATGTACCTGCTGGAGTACTCGCTCAACCAGATGACGCTGCTGGCGCTCTCGCTGGCCATCGGTCTTCTCATCGACGACGCGGTGGTGGTGCGCGAGGCCATCACCCACCGTCTGGAGCAGGGCGAGGACCCCGTGTCCGCGGCCTCCAAGGGCACGTCGGACGTGGGCCTGGCGGTGCTCGCCACCACGCTCGCCCTGGTGGCGGTGTTCGTCCCGGTGGCCTTCATGCCCGGCATGGTGGGCCAGTTCCTCCAGCAGTTCGGCCTCACCATCTCGGTGGCGGTGCTCATCTCGCTCTTCATCTCCTTCACGCTGGACCCCATGCTGTCCGCGCGTCTGGCGAAGCAGCGCAAGCCAGGCGAGCACCACCAGGAGAACGCGCTGGCCAGCGCCATCCGCCGCTTCCTGGACGAGAGCGAGCGCTTCTACTCGCGCATCCTGCGCTGGGTGCTGGACCACAAGTGGGCGACCGCGGGCATCACCGTGCTGGTGATGGGGCTGTCCTTCGGGGCCGCCAGCCGCCTGGGCGTGGAGTTCCTCTCCCCCGAGGACCGCTCGCAGTTCCTCGTGCAGCTCATCCTGCCGGACGCCTCCAACCTGGAGCAGACGGGGGCTCGCGTGGCGGAGGCCGAGCGGCTCCTCAAGCAGATTCCCGAGGTGACGGACGTCTACTCCATCGTCGGCGACAACGGCGATGTGAACAAGGCGCGCATCCGGGTGCTCACGGTGGAGAAGCACCAGCGCACCCGGGGCATCGATCCCATCAAGGAGCAGGCGCGCGAGATTCTCACGCCCGCGCTGGTCGCCACCCGCGTCATCATGCAGGACCCGCCCATCATCGACGGCCTGGGTGGTGACTTCTATCCCATCATCGTGCGCGTCACCGGTCCGGACCTGGAGAAGATCCGCGAGGAGTCCGAGCGCGTCGCCCAGATTCTGCGCGACATCCCCGGCACCGCGGACGTGCGCGTGGACTTCAATCCGCCCAAGCCGGAGCTGGCCATCGAGATCGACCGGGCCCGCGCCAAGGACCTGGGCGTGAGCGCCGCCGCCCTGGCCATGCAGATGCGTCTGGCCATCGGCGGTGACGTGGCCGCCAAGCTGCGCGAGGGCGTCGACGAGACGGACATCCGCGTCCGCCTCTCCGAGCGCGACCGTGGCACCCCAGAGCGCGTGCGGCAGATTCTGTTGGCCACGCCCAAGGGGCTCGTCCCGGTGTCGGACCTGGCCAAGGTGGAGCTGCGCGATGGCCCGAGCGTCATCGAGCACGAGAACCGCCAGCGGCAGCTCGCCGTCTACGCCCAGCTCCAGGGCGCTCCCCTGGGTGACGTGGCCAAGAAGCTGCGCGAGAAGGTGGCCGAGAAGCCGCTCGCCCCGGGCTACTCGCTCGTCTACGACGGCCAGATGAAGATGATGGCCGAGCAGAACGACGCCTTCGGCACCGCCTTCCTGCTGGCCTTCGTCTTCATCTACATGGTGCTCGCCAGCCAGTTCGAGTCCCTCAAGCACCCCTTCACCATCATGGTGTCCCTGCCGCTCGCCCTGGTGGGCGCGCTGCTGGGTCTGTTCTTCGGCGGCTTCCACGTCTCCATGGGCGCGATGATCGGCATCATCCTGCTGATGGGCCTGGTGACGAAGAACGCCATCCTCCTGGTGGACGGCGCGCTTCAGTACCTGCGCGAGGGTGACTCGGTCGACGAGGCGCTGATGAAGGCCGGCCCCCGCCGCCTGCGCCCCATCCTCATGACGAGCGCCGCCATGGCCATCGGCATGGTGCCCACCGCCATCGGCAAGGGCGTGGGCTCCGAGTTCCGCGCCCCCATGGCCATCGCCGTCATCGGCGGCGTCATCACCTCCACCTTCCTCACCCTGTTGGTGGTGCCCGTGGTCTTCGCCGCCATGGAGAGCCTGGGCTTCTCCAAGCGCGTCCAGAAGAAGGACGAGGCTTCCCCCGTTCCCGTCTCCGAGCAGCAGCCCGGCCGCGCCGCCTGA
- a CDS encoding efflux RND transporter periplasmic adaptor subunit, with protein sequence MKLSRTPLVAGLAAVGMAATALSLSGCKADAAPPSAATKAATTEQLPTVTLAATRSEQAAMREEVTGTLFPAQALQVGFEVGGRLEKVRVKKGQTVQEGQVLAQLNVEIADAQLAQAQAAVAAAEVSAAMAADVAGRNAKLQEQGNVSDLQNLTSTTQARQAQAQLLAAKAQLAQAQAGRRKHDLKAPFSGTVTDAPEQVGAIVGPGAPQFGLENLDSLLLKTTVADSTRAYLKPGTKVRVEVVGGGASTDEAVIRTIIRSADPATRRIPVDIVVPNKDGRFVANTLARVILPLGEAQQAQVIPVSALSSSGGDHVYVVASTGEVRRVDVQVLERRVREVVVKAASPLDKVVEYPTPSLAEGTRVSVK encoded by the coding sequence GTGAAACTCTCCAGGACGCCTCTCGTCGCCGGGCTCGCCGCCGTGGGCATGGCCGCCACCGCGTTGTCCCTCTCCGGCTGCAAGGCGGACGCCGCTCCGCCCTCCGCCGCCACCAAGGCCGCCACCACCGAGCAGCTCCCCACGGTGACGCTCGCCGCCACCCGCTCGGAGCAGGCCGCGATGCGCGAGGAGGTGACGGGCACGCTCTTCCCCGCCCAGGCCCTGCAGGTGGGCTTCGAGGTGGGTGGCCGCCTGGAGAAGGTGCGCGTGAAGAAGGGCCAGACGGTGCAGGAGGGCCAGGTGCTCGCCCAGCTCAACGTGGAGATCGCCGACGCGCAGCTGGCGCAGGCGCAGGCCGCCGTGGCCGCCGCCGAGGTGAGCGCCGCCATGGCCGCCGACGTGGCCGGTCGCAACGCGAAGCTGCAGGAGCAGGGCAACGTGAGCGACCTGCAGAACCTCACCTCCACCACCCAGGCCCGGCAGGCCCAGGCGCAGCTGCTCGCCGCGAAGGCGCAGCTCGCGCAGGCGCAGGCCGGCCGCCGCAAGCACGACCTGAAGGCGCCCTTCTCCGGCACCGTCACCGACGCGCCCGAGCAGGTGGGCGCCATCGTGGGCCCGGGCGCTCCCCAGTTCGGACTGGAGAACCTGGACTCCCTGCTGCTGAAGACGACGGTGGCCGACTCCACGCGCGCCTACCTCAAGCCGGGCACCAAGGTGCGCGTCGAGGTCGTCGGCGGTGGCGCCTCCACGGACGAGGCCGTCATCCGCACCATCATCCGCTCCGCGGACCCGGCCACCCGCCGCATCCCGGTGGACATCGTGGTGCCCAACAAGGATGGGCGCTTCGTGGCCAACACCCTGGCGCGCGTCATCCTCCCGCTGGGCGAGGCGCAGCAGGCCCAGGTGATTCCCGTCTCCGCGCTGTCGTCCTCGGGCGGGGACCACGTCTACGTGGTGGCCTCCACCGGCGAGGTGCGCCGCGTGGACGTGCAGGTGCTGGAGCGCCGCGTGCGCGAGGTGGTGGTGAAGGCCGCCTCCCCGTTGGACAAGGTCGTCGAATACCCCACGCCGTCCCTCGCCGAGGGTACGCGCGTCTCCGTGAAGTAG
- a CDS encoding TetR/AcrR family transcriptional regulator, translated as MARPADPHARAALIAAARTEFVKKGIRGARIEDITAACGLSKGAFYLHYSSKEALFGEVVGEFTEAMNRLITQRKEDADRFFTEHGPLEPGDVTERSERYEGLVRMSTDADLRTLELMWAYRDVVHVLTRGCQGTEFETVMWQVVEHEVARVAQDFQRLQSNRAFRTDVPPEVTGSLLVGTYLLLAQRMSQMEQKPDLAAWASSLHRLILEGSLAPGVTAPRPASSRTPKTSPRRSPPARALSRTRSTPR; from the coding sequence ATGGCTCGTCCCGCGGACCCACATGCCCGTGCAGCGCTCATCGCCGCCGCGCGAACCGAATTCGTGAAGAAGGGCATTCGAGGCGCCCGCATCGAGGACATCACCGCCGCGTGCGGCCTCTCCAAGGGGGCCTTCTATCTGCACTACTCCTCCAAGGAGGCGCTCTTCGGCGAGGTGGTGGGCGAGTTCACGGAGGCGATGAACCGGCTCATCACCCAGCGCAAGGAGGACGCGGATCGCTTCTTCACCGAGCACGGTCCGCTGGAACCGGGTGACGTGACCGAGCGCTCCGAGCGTTACGAGGGCCTGGTGCGCATGAGCACCGATGCGGACCTGCGGACGCTGGAGCTGATGTGGGCCTACCGCGACGTGGTGCACGTGCTCACGCGCGGCTGCCAGGGCACCGAATTCGAGACGGTGATGTGGCAGGTGGTGGAGCACGAGGTGGCGCGGGTGGCGCAGGACTTCCAACGGTTGCAGAGCAACCGCGCCTTCCGCACGGACGTGCCTCCCGAGGTCACCGGCTCGCTGCTCGTGGGCACCTACCTGCTGCTGGCCCAGCGGATGAGCCAGATGGAGCAGAAGCCGGACCTGGCCGCCTGGGCCAGCTCACTGCACCGCCTCATCCTCGAGGGCAGCCTGGCCCCGGGCGTCACCGCCCCGCGCCCCGCCTCGTCGAGGACTCCGAAGACTTCCCCGCGCAGGTCTCCTCCGGCCCGCGCGCTCTCTCGCACCCGCAGCACCCCGAGGTAG
- a CDS encoding DUF2293 domain-containing protein translates to MSDSLTVSPTSDPRRVRAADGSILSVPAGWALLPPGDAGLTRRVKAAGPSWTVVEKKGRKIFSQGVWAPEAHITAARAALESERATPAYARKREADVRRREREQAEYEVDFANAVLRFLAFAPTFTPQAKRLAVAVSAHATPVGSGTVARTERIPIERRAEAAVIAWMRHQTTAYDNLSIARVKGARREVRRELAEVSRAVLDLHRRDVPHAPPACPLCTALARLGAPTPQ, encoded by the coding sequence ATGAGCGACTCCCTCACCGTGTCCCCCACGAGCGACCCGCGCCGCGTGCGCGCGGCCGATGGTTCCATCCTCTCCGTGCCCGCCGGCTGGGCCCTGTTGCCCCCGGGTGACGCGGGCCTCACGCGCCGGGTGAAGGCCGCCGGCCCCAGCTGGACGGTGGTGGAGAAGAAGGGCCGCAAGATCTTCTCGCAGGGCGTATGGGCGCCCGAGGCCCACATCACCGCCGCCCGGGCCGCCCTGGAGTCCGAGCGCGCCACCCCCGCCTATGCCCGCAAGCGCGAGGCGGACGTCCGCCGCCGCGAGCGCGAGCAGGCCGAGTACGAGGTGGACTTCGCCAACGCCGTGCTGCGCTTCCTCGCCTTCGCGCCCACCTTCACCCCCCAGGCCAAGCGGCTGGCCGTGGCGGTGTCGGCCCATGCCACCCCCGTGGGCAGTGGCACCGTGGCCCGCACCGAGCGCATCCCCATCGAGCGCCGCGCCGAGGCCGCCGTCATCGCCTGGATGCGACACCAGACGACGGCCTACGACAACCTCTCCATCGCCCGGGTGAAGGGCGCCCGCCGCGAGGTGCGCCGCGAGCTGGCCGAGGTGTCTCGCGCGGTGTTGGACCTGCACCGCCGCGACGTCCCCCACGCGCCCCCCGCGTGCCCCCTGTGCACCGCCCTCGCGCGGCTCGGCGCTCCCACACCGCAGTAG
- the rnz gene encoding ribonuclease Z, whose translation MSILRLTFLGTSAAQPTLHRNLSGLAVKADADLLLFDCGEGSQRQMVRFGTGFTVDAVFFTHFHADHYLGIIGFLRTLGMMGRDSPVQLYGPPPARRLLNQAVHLGVESLSFPVEMHELRDGDKVERRGYTVHAVGVDHRINALGYVLQEDERPGKFNLEKAKAMEIPSGPVYGQLQRGETVTLPDGRTIGPAEVVGDPRPGRRLVISGDTRPCQSLVRAAKDADLLIHESTFSDDEQERAHETRHSTAREAAQVAREAGARRLILTHLSSRHDTDPARLLAQAREEYKGPVEVAYDGLTVELPLRD comes from the coding sequence ATGTCCATCCTCAGGCTCACCTTCCTCGGCACCTCGGCCGCGCAGCCGACGTTGCACCGCAACCTCTCGGGGCTCGCGGTGAAGGCGGATGCGGATCTGCTCCTCTTCGACTGTGGCGAGGGCAGTCAGCGGCAGATGGTGCGCTTCGGCACCGGCTTCACCGTGGATGCCGTCTTCTTCACCCACTTCCACGCGGACCACTACCTGGGAATCATCGGGTTCCTGCGCACGCTGGGGATGATGGGGCGCGACTCGCCCGTGCAGCTCTACGGGCCTCCCCCGGCGCGGCGGCTGCTCAACCAGGCGGTGCACCTGGGCGTGGAGTCGCTGTCCTTCCCCGTGGAGATGCACGAGCTGCGCGACGGGGACAAGGTGGAGCGGCGCGGCTACACGGTGCACGCGGTGGGGGTGGACCACCGCATCAACGCGCTGGGCTACGTGCTGCAGGAGGACGAGCGCCCGGGCAAGTTCAACCTGGAGAAGGCGAAGGCGATGGAGATTCCCTCGGGGCCCGTCTACGGCCAGCTCCAGCGCGGCGAGACGGTGACGCTGCCGGATGGCCGGACCATCGGTCCCGCCGAGGTGGTGGGGGACCCGAGGCCCGGCCGGCGGCTGGTCATCTCCGGCGACACCCGCCCCTGCCAGTCATTGGTGCGGGCGGCGAAGGACGCGGATCTGCTCATCCACGAGTCCACCTTCTCCGACGACGAGCAGGAGCGCGCGCACGAGACGCGGCACTCCACCGCGCGCGAGGCGGCGCAGGTGGCGCGCGAGGCCGGGGCCCGGCGCCTCATCCTCACGCACCTCTCCAGCCGTCACGACACGGACCCCGCGCGGCTGCTCGCCCAGGCGCGCGAGGAGTACAAGGGGCCCGTCGAGGTGGCCTACGACGGGCTCACCGTGGAGCTGCCCCTGCGCGACTGA
- a CDS encoding zf-TFIIB domain-containing protein, translating to MAPSSKICPGCEVAMVPFLAKGVEIDCCPKCGGLWFDFGELTRVAGRKAELELMGGHTSRRCAFCRISMEPALLPGAIPVEACTACRGIYLDEDELEEFARGHVSMTPRDGHPWKRARPEQRKETSTAAQPQGFECVRCGLRFPYSEGNALRGGLACRSCTPRPQTTEAERRSANRDSDLGHAGGPDVDFDFDFGFD from the coding sequence ATGGCGCCTTCATCGAAGATCTGCCCTGGGTGTGAGGTGGCGATGGTGCCCTTCCTGGCGAAGGGAGTGGAGATCGACTGCTGCCCGAAGTGCGGAGGGCTGTGGTTCGACTTCGGCGAGCTCACCCGGGTGGCGGGACGCAAGGCAGAGCTGGAGCTGATGGGGGGCCACACCTCCCGTCGTTGCGCGTTCTGCCGCATCTCGATGGAGCCGGCACTGCTGCCCGGGGCGATCCCCGTGGAGGCGTGCACGGCGTGCCGTGGCATCTACCTCGACGAGGACGAGCTCGAGGAGTTCGCCAGGGGCCACGTCTCGATGACACCTCGGGACGGGCACCCGTGGAAGCGAGCAAGGCCCGAGCAGAGGAAGGAGACATCCACCGCGGCACAGCCCCAGGGCTTCGAGTGCGTGAGGTGTGGACTGCGCTTTCCGTATAGCGAGGGGAATGCGCTGCGCGGCGGGCTCGCCTGCCGGAGTTGCACGCCTCGGCCCCAGACGACGGAAGCCGAGAGACGCTCCGCCAACCGTGACTCCGATCTGGGTCATGCAGGCGGCCCCGACGTCGATTTCGACTTCGATTTCGGTTTCGACTGA
- a CDS encoding SMI1/KNR4 family protein, translating into MVALLKTREGGPPLFEQDVRSFEKKHGLVLPAAYREFLLATNGGRPERDLLTIKGLEGNSLGRIHVFFGLRDPVESCNLDWNLDVFGDRIPSELVPIATTEGVDKICLSVVGERAGAIFYWDGHARAGERSLYFLAGDFASFLSSLDADELSPRMPGP; encoded by the coding sequence ATGGTTGCTTTGCTGAAGACACGAGAGGGAGGACCTCCTCTCTTCGAGCAAGACGTCAGGTCATTCGAGAAGAAGCATGGCCTTGTTCTTCCCGCCGCCTACAGGGAGTTCTTGTTGGCCACCAATGGCGGGCGCCCTGAGCGAGATCTGCTGACGATCAAAGGTCTCGAGGGCAATTCACTCGGTCGAATCCACGTGTTCTTTGGACTGAGGGACCCTGTCGAATCCTGCAATCTGGATTGGAACCTCGATGTGTTCGGGGATCGCATCCCCTCGGAGTTGGTTCCAATCGCAACGACAGAGGGCGTCGACAAGATCTGTTTGTCGGTGGTGGGTGAGCGAGCGGGCGCGATCTTCTACTGGGATGGACATGCTCGTGCAGGTGAGCGGAGCCTCTACTTCCTGGCCGGTGACTTTGCTTCGTTCCTGTCATCGCTTGACGCAGACGAGCTTTCGCCACGGATGCCAGGGCCCTGA
- a CDS encoding HNH endonuclease gives MSSSQEVLAPFLACASPAEFIALQREVDMARLVEGLDGWSAVRLGSLGPLRDGSDALNRKRAAFLFTATREYGAARAELFALFIIHSAFTDDLHQVLLLLARDKHLAETLGRMGAVGEALRQRGLNLGDYKDRPEHLGDVARGLASAANEALSTSELRRGALAMKYDTQRGQLPPLYQQALDEVERAELERAFSPESVALGSLDALTFGVPVGFFNLVAGTCHGVYSLSQGQYEQATRELSAATVLVALYAGGKGARYLSEGKGPGWRRVGQLQVPELGFEGLAEVAERLWMRLGRDGIHQLARHIQASREAALLVHEGGEAGAVALYEARGNVARAQAWLSEAKSERAGRTSTTETPIRNAHLAGRKHPVTHVPFDADGYPDFRAAGVVEVEVKISFTGSRVRDFAAANKAAGFKETPKGMTWHHHQDGTTLQLVPTGIHARTGHTGGFSGGQ, from the coding sequence ATGTCATCCAGCCAGGAGGTGCTTGCCCCCTTTCTGGCGTGTGCCTCGCCAGCGGAGTTCATCGCGTTGCAGCGCGAGGTGGATATGGCCCGGCTGGTGGAGGGGCTGGATGGCTGGTCCGCCGTCCGGCTCGGCTCCCTGGGGCCTCTGCGCGATGGCTCAGATGCTCTCAACCGTAAACGCGCCGCGTTCCTCTTCACCGCCACCCGGGAGTACGGCGCCGCCAGAGCCGAGTTGTTTGCTCTTTTCATCATCCACTCGGCGTTCACCGATGATTTGCACCAGGTGCTCCTCTTGCTCGCCCGAGACAAACACCTCGCGGAAACCCTGGGGCGGATGGGCGCTGTTGGCGAGGCGCTGCGGCAGCGGGGCCTGAACCTCGGGGACTACAAGGATCGTCCCGAGCATCTGGGTGACGTGGCCCGGGGTCTGGCCAGCGCTGCCAACGAGGCCCTGTCCACCAGCGAGCTGCGCCGGGGCGCCCTGGCCATGAAGTACGACACGCAGCGAGGGCAACTGCCTCCGCTCTACCAGCAGGCTCTCGACGAGGTGGAGCGGGCGGAGTTGGAGCGAGCCTTCTCACCGGAAAGCGTGGCGCTGGGGAGTCTTGACGCGCTGACGTTCGGTGTACCGGTGGGCTTCTTCAACCTGGTGGCTGGCACGTGTCATGGGGTGTACTCGCTGTCCCAGGGCCAGTACGAGCAGGCCACGCGCGAGCTGTCGGCCGCGACGGTGCTGGTGGCCTTGTACGCTGGCGGTAAGGGGGCGCGTTACCTCTCCGAGGGCAAGGGGCCCGGATGGCGACGGGTGGGGCAACTCCAGGTACCGGAACTGGGATTCGAGGGGCTGGCGGAGGTAGCGGAGCGGTTGTGGATGCGGCTGGGGAGGGACGGCATTCATCAGCTGGCCAGGCACATCCAGGCCAGCCGGGAGGCGGCCCTGCTGGTTCACGAAGGGGGAGAGGCTGGCGCCGTGGCCCTCTACGAGGCTCGGGGCAATGTGGCGAGAGCCCAGGCGTGGTTGTCGGAAGCGAAGTCCGAGCGGGCGGGCCGCACTTCGACAACCGAAACTCCCATCCGGAACGCTCATCTGGCGGGAAGGAAGCATCCAGTTACCCATGTTCCGTTCGATGCCGATGGCTACCCCGACTTCAGGGCCGCCGGGGTCGTTGAAGTCGAGGTGAAGATTTCATTCACGGGCTCTCGGGTCAGGGATTTCGCTGCCGCGAACAAGGCAGCGGGATTCAAGGAGACGCCCAAGGGAATGACCTGGCATCACCACCAGGACGGAACGACTCTGCAACTCGTCCCTACGGGAATCCACGCCAGGACGGGACACACCGGCGGTTTCTCGGGAGGTCAATGA